In the genome of Nitrospirota bacterium, one region contains:
- a CDS encoding adenylate/guanylate cyclase domain-containing protein, which yields MKTARILYIIAIASTAIFIALQWLDPYVVREKIESKTYDLRLMMRNHFKTQSALSNIVIVAIDDKSIKEIGRWPWGRDVQAGLVSKISGGGPKVIGIDIMYTEPDNIESDGKLAQAIKDAGNVVLATPFFVTPGKRDNVTTGEIPDFLWDTAFMQVNSPKWIKWKDFAIQAESVNPPLEALARSATLGNVYTQPDMDGVIRWEPMYIMYGGDCYPQFGLQIARLARGIEMKDMLLYPASAVKLGDTTIKTNLEGRVLINYVGKVNTFHYKSASDVINNKISSGFFKDKIVLIGTSALATYDQKVTPLSADLPGIEKNATVVQNILLNNFLTPSPKIIEVIVIIFTGILLGLLVPRLRALKGSLLATGLILFYLFLSFYLLLYHNLWINLLYPVTNMLGIFSIQTVVMFVYEEKKAKEIRRIFSSYVSPKIVEILINDPEGAGIGGVRREATILFSDIRGFTSISEKYSPEEVVAILNEYLGEMTEIVFKWDGTLDKFIGDAILAFWGAPLIQENHAELAVKCALNMSARLDELQKKWEAEGKPRLDIGIGINTGEVLVGNIGAVGKKMDYTVIGDHVNLGSRIESLTKKYHARILITEYTLQKIRSSFESGAFGHVSVLGKERVIVKGKEKPVGIYELTALDQTIGAKIVECQDRVVELTEK from the coding sequence ATGAAAACTGCCCGAATACTGTATATCATTGCCATTGCTTCAACCGCAATCTTTATTGCACTGCAATGGCTTGACCCTTATGTAGTCCGCGAAAAGATTGAAAGCAAAACCTATGACCTCCGACTTATGATGCGCAATCATTTCAAAACACAATCAGCGCTCAGCAATATCGTTATTGTTGCAATTGATGACAAAAGCATAAAAGAGATAGGCAGATGGCCATGGGGAAGAGATGTACAGGCCGGACTGGTCAGTAAAATATCAGGCGGTGGTCCAAAGGTCATAGGTATAGATATCATGTATACCGAACCGGATAACATAGAGTCTGACGGGAAACTCGCGCAGGCAATCAAAGATGCCGGTAATGTTGTCCTTGCTACTCCGTTTTTTGTTACGCCGGGCAAAAGAGACAATGTGACAACAGGAGAGATTCCGGATTTTCTCTGGGATACCGCCTTTATGCAGGTAAATAGTCCCAAGTGGATAAAATGGAAGGACTTTGCAATACAGGCTGAGAGCGTTAACCCGCCGCTTGAGGCGTTAGCCAGGTCGGCAACACTCGGCAATGTCTATACCCAGCCTGATATGGATGGCGTTATCAGGTGGGAGCCTATGTATATAATGTATGGAGGTGACTGCTATCCTCAGTTTGGCCTGCAGATCGCAAGACTTGCACGTGGCATAGAAATGAAAGACATGCTCCTGTATCCCGCGTCTGCAGTAAAACTCGGCGATACTACAATTAAGACCAATCTCGAAGGCAGGGTGCTTATTAACTACGTTGGCAAAGTAAATACCTTCCATTACAAATCCGCGTCCGATGTTATCAATAACAAAATTTCATCCGGGTTCTTTAAAGACAAGATCGTCCTGATAGGAACATCGGCTCTGGCAACCTATGATCAGAAGGTCACTCCATTGTCAGCTGATCTGCCCGGAATTGAAAAAAATGCCACGGTTGTACAAAACATACTCCTTAATAATTTTCTTACGCCGAGTCCCAAGATCATTGAGGTAATCGTCATCATTTTTACCGGCATACTGCTTGGCCTGCTGGTTCCACGGCTTCGCGCGCTGAAAGGCTCTTTACTTGCCACAGGCCTTATCTTGTTCTACCTCTTCCTCAGTTTTTATTTGCTCCTGTATCACAATCTCTGGATAAATCTTCTCTACCCGGTCACTAACATGCTCGGTATATTCTCTATTCAGACTGTCGTAATGTTCGTATATGAAGAGAAGAAAGCAAAGGAGATAAGAAGGATATTCTCCAGTTACGTATCACCGAAGATCGTTGAGATCCTCATCAATGATCCTGAAGGGGCCGGCATCGGAGGCGTGCGAAGAGAAGCAACAATCCTTTTTTCTGACATACGGGGGTTTACTTCTATTTCGGAGAAATATTCACCGGAGGAGGTAGTGGCCATACTCAATGAGTATCTCGGAGAGATGACAGAAATTGTCTTTAAATGGGACGGGACCCTTGATAAGTTTATCGGTGATGCTATTTTGGCCTTTTGGGGCGCTCCGCTCATCCAGGAGAACCATGCGGAGCTTGCGGTTAAGTGTGCACTGAATATGTCGGCAAGACTTGATGAACTGCAGAAAAAATGGGAAGCTGAAGGGAAGCCGAGACTCGATATAGGGATTGGCATAAATACAGGAGAAGTTCTGGTCGGAAATATCGGTGCAGTAGGGAAAAAAATGGATTACACCGTAATAGGGGACCATGTAAATCTCGGATCGAGGATTGAGTCCCTGACCAAAAAATACCATGCCAGAATTTTAATAACAGAATACACCTTGCAGAAAATAAGAAGTTCCTTTGAAAGCGGAGCATTTGGCCATGTATCTGTCCTGGGCAAAGAGAGAGTGATCGTCAAGGGCAAGGAAAAACCTGTCGGAATTTATGAACTGACCGCTCTCGATCAAACTATTGGAGCAAAGATCGTCGAATGCCAGGACAGGGTCGTTGAACTGACAGAGAAATAG
- a CDS encoding FecR domain-containing protein — translation MKTIRFTSFLLIFLFVIGATGLSFAKEDAGTVVAVKNKAVIKRDGTEFASKVKDGILLRDTVATADSSKIKILFTDESVLTLGEKSIVVVKDYLYSKDKRGQSIYNLIDGKMRSVVGKTSFEVHSPTAVAAARGTIILFETGITPDGRKFTRIICLEGTVVVTSSDPKIAGSVTLTAGMMITVIEGEPLPLAVTASEDEINRLRNATDISDSEIRLEGPIAVQVGADGMKIEPPFNQEPVEPRHGTPPPPPPPPPPPPPPPPPPPPPPPPPSTGLPYTGEVPPSFPPGYICEKDCYNTDVGRFKK, via the coding sequence ATGAAAACAATCAGATTTACATCATTTCTGCTGATTTTCCTTTTTGTGATTGGGGCAACCGGGCTGTCTTTTGCAAAGGAGGACGCAGGCACGGTAGTTGCCGTTAAGAACAAAGCAGTCATTAAGAGAGATGGAACGGAATTCGCATCCAAGGTTAAAGACGGGATACTGTTAAGAGACACGGTTGCAACGGCAGATTCGTCTAAAATCAAGATACTCTTTACCGACGAAAGCGTCCTGACTCTCGGCGAAAAATCCATTGTCGTCGTCAAGGATTATCTCTATAGCAAAGACAAACGCGGACAGTCAATATATAACCTTATCGATGGCAAGATGAGATCAGTCGTGGGAAAAACGAGTTTTGAGGTCCATTCACCGACAGCAGTCGCAGCCGCCCGCGGGACTATCATTCTTTTCGAGACAGGTATCACCCCTGATGGCAGAAAGTTCACAAGGATCATCTGTCTCGAGGGTACGGTGGTCGTAACGAGTTCAGACCCGAAAATTGCCGGTTCGGTAACGCTTACGGCAGGGATGATGATTACGGTCATAGAGGGAGAACCATTGCCCCTTGCGGTGACAGCATCCGAAGATGAAATAAACAGATTAAGGAATGCGACAGATATCAGCGACAGCGAGATACGTTTGGAGGGGCCGATTGCCGTTCAGGTTGGCGCCGATGGGATGAAAATAGAGCCGCCGTTCAACCAGGAGCCAGTAGAACCAAGACACGGGACACCGCCACCGCCGCCACCACCGCCACCACCGCCACCGCCACCGCCACCGCCGCCGCCACCGCCACCGCCACCACCATCGACGGGGTTGCCCTATACAGGCGAGGTGCCACCGAGTTTCCCGCCCGGGTACATCTGTGAAAAGGATTGTTACAATACAGATGTTGGACGATTCAAAAAATGA
- a CDS encoding tetratricopeptide repeat protein — MKIRFIVAVLGFLIFSGISYADDSVYQKHIAYGISALETNNYKDAADEFRAALKEHPDDHTATLYLGIAQSRAGNKEAGSSLKKALALNPKNPRTNLELGIFHFNQTAYGEAKNHFTATKKLAPQTELSDMAERYLKAMDQGGSSKPWSLSLSLGGQYDNNVAITPDDRPLPLGVSDKSDWRAVVYLKGRYTFFSSKDADGSAGYSLYQSLHRTMSDFNVTQHLVDLKGSYALNSSLKLTGTYAFEYVYLGGDGFDYAHSISPSLTVLEGNGLSTVLEYRYQYSHFMNTELFAANSYRTGSNNLLGITQNIPLRTSIAAKIGYAHDENSADKEYWDYSGDKVFAGLTFTLPYRMFLDLYGEYYSRDFDGANPISDSGRKDTSRTVSASFTKAYSNQLSITLAQLYTKNKSNIDDFDYNRSITSLFLNVRF, encoded by the coding sequence ATGAAAATCAGATTTATCGTTGCAGTGTTAGGGTTTCTTATCTTCTCAGGCATATCGTATGCGGATGATTCCGTATACCAGAAACATATTGCCTATGGAATATCAGCCCTCGAGACGAACAATTACAAGGACGCGGCTGATGAATTCAGGGCAGCGCTGAAAGAGCATCCGGATGACCATACCGCAACACTCTATCTTGGAATAGCACAGAGTCGCGCAGGAAACAAGGAAGCCGGCTCTTCCCTGAAAAAAGCCCTCGCTTTGAACCCGAAGAACCCCCGGACGAATCTGGAACTCGGCATCTTTCATTTTAATCAGACCGCATACGGCGAGGCAAAAAATCATTTTACTGCCACAAAAAAACTGGCACCTCAAACAGAACTCTCTGATATGGCAGAGAGATATCTGAAGGCCATGGATCAGGGTGGAAGCTCAAAGCCCTGGTCACTGAGTTTGTCCTTAGGCGGCCAATATGATAATAATGTCGCAATTACTCCGGATGACAGACCGCTTCCGCTTGGAGTCTCGGACAAATCGGACTGGAGGGCGGTGGTCTATCTCAAGGGAAGATATACTTTCTTTAGCAGCAAGGACGCGGACGGCTCTGCAGGATACAGTCTGTATCAGAGTTTGCACCGCACTATGTCTGATTTTAATGTGACCCAACATCTGGTTGACCTGAAGGGTTCTTATGCACTGAATTCATCGCTGAAACTCACCGGGACGTACGCATTTGAGTATGTCTATCTGGGAGGCGACGGATTTGATTACGCCCATTCTATTTCCCCCTCACTTACTGTATTGGAAGGGAATGGACTGTCGACGGTTCTGGAATACCGTTACCAGTATAGCCATTTCATGAATACTGAGCTTTTTGCAGCAAACTCTTACAGGACCGGATCAAATAATCTGTTGGGGATAACGCAGAATATACCGCTAAGGACTTCAATTGCCGCGAAAATCGGATACGCGCACGACGAAAATAGCGCGGATAAGGAATACTGGGACTATAGCGGAGACAAGGTCTTTGCAGGGTTGACCTTCACCCTTCCCTATCGGATGTTTCTGGATCTTTACGGAGAATACTATAGCAGAGATTTTGACGGAGCCAACCCGATATCCGACTCAGGGCGGAAGGATACGAGTCGGACGGTCTCTGCATCTTTTACAAAGGCATATTCCAATCAGCTAAGCATAACCTTGGCCCAACTCTATACGAAAAACAAATCGAATATAGATGATTTTGATTATAACCGCAGCATAACAAGTCTATTTCTGAATGTGAGGTTTTAG
- a CDS encoding alginate export family protein, giving the protein MKKTFAVIAAVLFVLSFAASAFAIHAEIPAETQAVVAKGSTQVAIGGEIRVRGWYYDNLGAYFGAATGKNPQDSNSKASYDQRVRLNVDAQVAPNVQGFLSLETTNAANQDIYAWGNLNNKPGSMNIAQSWILYKGTGLFGFGSGLKIGHMPLKLSEGMFFDNTQYGDDAIVFFMDPTKELHIGLLTIKASESGVAGSTTGNNQNTNDLDAYVGLFTYKLAPTHTLGMNYTYINESDVDLKFQNLAIHANGTAGNFGYKAEVDFQFGSAFAGASKANFNGLGVMLGGNYKMNALNLRGMFAYGSGDKSDTTKNEAFQTLVGGIQHYTFVYDYRAATAANGQTLSGANNNVGSGIANTTVYNLGLDYQATKELKTNFDVYFLRANKVHTGVSKNIGTELDASVTYQVAKNLTYAINLGHLITGDFYHEAFGVVKKNTTVLNNVLTLNF; this is encoded by the coding sequence GTGAAGAAAACATTTGCAGTAATCGCAGCAGTACTGTTCGTACTGAGCTTTGCGGCATCAGCGTTTGCAATCCACGCTGAAATCCCCGCAGAGACCCAGGCAGTTGTAGCAAAGGGCAGCACCCAGGTCGCCATTGGTGGAGAGATCAGGGTCAGAGGCTGGTATTATGACAACCTTGGTGCTTATTTTGGCGCCGCTACGGGCAAGAATCCTCAGGATTCCAATTCAAAGGCTAGCTATGACCAGAGGGTCAGGCTCAATGTTGACGCTCAGGTAGCTCCGAACGTTCAGGGCTTCCTGTCTCTTGAAACAACCAATGCAGCCAATCAGGATATCTATGCATGGGGCAACCTGAACAACAAGCCCGGCTCAATGAACATTGCTCAGTCATGGATCCTGTACAAGGGCACAGGCCTCTTCGGCTTTGGTTCAGGCCTCAAGATCGGTCATATGCCTCTTAAGCTCAGCGAGGGCATGTTCTTTGACAACACCCAGTATGGTGACGATGCTATCGTATTCTTCATGGATCCTACCAAGGAACTCCATATCGGCCTTCTTACCATCAAGGCTTCAGAATCAGGTGTTGCCGGCAGCACAACGGGTAACAACCAGAACACCAATGACCTTGATGCTTATGTAGGTCTTTTCACCTACAAGCTTGCTCCTACCCACACCCTGGGCATGAACTACACCTACATCAACGAGTCAGATGTTGATCTTAAGTTCCAGAACCTTGCAATTCATGCTAACGGCACTGCAGGAAACTTCGGTTACAAGGCTGAAGTTGACTTCCAGTTCGGCAGCGCTTTTGCAGGTGCATCAAAGGCTAACTTCAATGGTCTTGGCGTTATGCTCGGCGGTAACTACAAGATGAATGCCCTGAACCTTAGGGGTATGTTTGCTTATGGCAGCGGCGACAAGTCAGATACCACCAAGAATGAGGCTTTCCAGACACTGGTAGGCGGAATTCAGCATTACACCTTCGTGTATGACTACAGAGCAGCAACTGCAGCAAACGGTCAGACTCTTTCCGGTGCTAACAACAACGTCGGTTCAGGTATTGCCAACACAACTGTGTACAACCTTGGACTTGACTATCAGGCAACAAAAGAGCTGAAGACAAACTTTGATGTATATTTCCTCAGGGCTAACAAAGTGCATACCGGCGTTTCGAAGAATATCGGAACAGAGCTTGATGCATCTGTTACCTATCAGGTCGCAAAGAACCTTACCTATGCAATCAACCTTGGTCATCTGATCACGGGCGATTTCTACCATGAGGCTTTTGGTGTTGTGAAGAAGAACACCACCGTCCTTAACAACGTTCTTACCCTTAACTTCTAA
- a CDS encoding DUF922 domain-containing protein — MKIPKSFLIALLILIISQTAHAEVFRYFDEEGTLIVTDNPFGTKKRDRPQYPKQQSRSNNVRLNFRDDVAYEFYEVSGKTIHEAMAATDRVGPFDSREGRHYAGQTRWNFGLSYDLDFSYQFEGDGICVSVQIHNIAFRSDITVTLPVLADENRFEVHEFSEWENFMRQLAEHEHDHVRIVQEPRFRQEVISGISEIRELTLPNQADENPEAMVKGAIESKVEAVAHASMRKIKQKNDEYDNLTDHGRKPELRNAFFQSL, encoded by the coding sequence ATGAAGATACCGAAGTCGTTCCTCATTGCCCTTTTAATTCTTATAATCAGCCAGACTGCGCACGCGGAAGTCTTCCGGTATTTTGATGAAGAAGGGACCCTGATCGTTACGGATAATCCCTTTGGCACTAAGAAAAGGGACCGTCCGCAATACCCTAAGCAGCAGAGCAGGAGCAACAATGTCAGGCTCAATTTCAGGGATGACGTTGCCTATGAATTCTATGAGGTTTCCGGAAAAACGATCCATGAAGCCATGGCTGCAACCGACAGAGTCGGTCCTTTTGATTCGCGTGAAGGCAGGCATTATGCGGGACAGACGCGATGGAATTTCGGACTGTCATATGATCTGGATTTCAGCTATCAATTTGAAGGTGATGGTATCTGCGTTTCAGTGCAGATTCACAATATTGCCTTTAGATCTGACATCACGGTTACCCTGCCGGTGCTTGCGGATGAAAATCGGTTTGAAGTACATGAATTCAGCGAATGGGAGAATTTTATGCGGCAGCTTGCCGAGCACGAGCATGACCATGTAAGGATCGTCCAGGAGCCGCGCTTCAGGCAGGAGGTCATTTCTGGGATCTCGGAGATCAGAGAGCTGACGCTGCCCAATCAGGCTGATGAAAATCCAGAGGCCATGGTAAAGGGCGCCATTGAATCTAAGGTTGAAGCCGTGGCGCATGCTAGTATGCGGAAGATAAAACAGAAGAATGACGAATACGATAATCTTACTGACCACGGAAGAAAACCGGAGCTGCGCAATGCCTTTTTTCAAAGCCTGTAG
- a CDS encoding cytochrome c biogenesis protein ResB translates to MTEKKKKNIFDVIWDIFASVKTAVVIFALISLTSIVGTIIEQQADPEKNIKVLSKMFGLDHDAGHSVLSVLDALGFTDMYHSWWFLAFLLLFSVNLIICSLDRLPRVWKLVQEKIRPVPVDYIEKMSVKSSVTLKGKPAGIKEKIVSEMSSLGFKPAESAEGETVQFYAEHGNYTRLGVYIVHLSILIILAGAILGIFFGYNAFLNLPEGETSSVAYRDRGVAVPLGFDLRCDNFEVEYYPNSEMPKSYKSWLSVMKNGQEVMKKAIVVNDPLKFDGVTFYQSSFGMHPDGFGRGILVLKASSKDGKSEQVNLKVGGTFTIPGTTIEGHVRDFSPALSFDESGKAFTFAEQMVNPAIYVDFFDKGVQKYSGWLLKRLPKTWDLPDGNRVEFLDLWGVQYTGMQVRKDPGVGIVYLGCIIMAIGLYMTFFMSHRRVWVCLTEEKNSMRVIIGASANRNRTTLERKVEKLVTMLQSEHKGGK, encoded by the coding sequence ATGACAGAAAAAAAGAAGAAAAACATATTCGATGTGATCTGGGATATCTTTGCATCGGTCAAGACCGCAGTAGTTATCTTTGCTCTCATCTCTTTAACGTCAATTGTCGGCACGATTATTGAGCAACAGGCTGATCCCGAGAAGAACATCAAGGTGCTTTCAAAGATGTTTGGTCTTGATCACGATGCCGGCCACAGCGTACTGAGTGTTCTTGATGCCCTCGGATTTACGGATATGTATCACTCCTGGTGGTTTCTCGCCTTTCTTCTTCTCTTTTCCGTAAACCTGATTATTTGCTCTCTTGACCGGCTGCCCAGAGTCTGGAAGCTGGTTCAGGAAAAAATACGTCCTGTGCCCGTTGACTATATCGAGAAGATGTCGGTAAAAAGCTCAGTGACGCTCAAGGGTAAACCTGCGGGGATAAAAGAAAAGATTGTCTCTGAGATGAGCAGTCTGGGGTTTAAACCTGCGGAGTCTGCAGAGGGCGAGACGGTCCAGTTCTATGCAGAACACGGCAATTACACGCGTCTTGGCGTTTATATTGTTCATCTAAGCATTCTGATAATACTTGCCGGAGCGATCCTCGGTATTTTCTTTGGCTACAATGCGTTTTTGAATCTTCCAGAGGGAGAGACCTCGTCGGTCGCATACCGGGACCGAGGTGTAGCGGTGCCTCTTGGCTTTGACCTGCGCTGTGATAATTTTGAGGTTGAATATTATCCGAACTCGGAAATGCCCAAGTCATACAAGAGCTGGCTCTCGGTAATGAAGAACGGTCAGGAGGTCATGAAAAAAGCTATTGTGGTGAATGACCCGCTCAAGTTCGACGGAGTGACCTTCTACCAGTCGAGCTTTGGCATGCACCCGGATGGTTTCGGCAGAGGAATTCTGGTCCTGAAGGCGTCTTCAAAGGACGGGAAGTCTGAACAGGTGAACCTCAAGGTCGGCGGCACGTTTACCATACCCGGAACAACTATTGAGGGTCATGTGCGCGATTTCAGTCCTGCGCTCTCTTTTGACGAGAGCGGCAAGGCTTTTACGTTTGCGGAGCAGATGGTAAACCCGGCGATCTATGTGGATTTTTTTGACAAGGGAGTTCAGAAATATTCAGGCTGGCTTCTGAAGCGTCTTCCAAAGACATGGGATCTGCCCGACGGCAACCGTGTCGAGTTTCTTGACCTCTGGGGTGTTCAGTACACCGGCATGCAGGTAAGGAAAGACCCTGGGGTGGGCATTGTCTATCTTGGCTGTATTATCATGGCGATTGGACTGTACATGACATTCTTCATGAGCCACAGGAGAGTTTGGGTTTGCCTGACTGAGGAAAAAAACAGTATGAGGGTCATTATTGGCGCCTCTGCAAACAGGAACAGGACAACCCTGGAAAGAAAAGTAGAAAAGTTGGTTACCATGCTCCAGTCCGAGCACAAAGGGGGAAAGTAA
- the ccsB gene encoding c-type cytochrome biogenesis protein CcsB → MKSSFFFGFATMTYFIAMMLYISYLAFRKSGIGMVATTITIVGFVSQTLALMLRWAEFAEIGQMGWLRAVPLTNLYESLIFFVWCLILVYLVIEFKYKNRSFGAFITPVAALALAFIDLSGMSKNIQPLVPALQSNWLLAHVLMSFISYSLFAVSFSTGLMYLIVRSDQKTEASYIFWTVTLGIFIATLAAMGLDFLTFKVAFMGKQELIKSYLFKASFRNDSSAIAAFSYAATVGLIFVIWRFGGLLKKVIGSFNISAEMLDELTYKSIAIGFPIFTLGGLIFGAIWADQAWGKYWTWDPKETWSLITWFMYAFFLHSRLMRGWKGRKVAAVAVMGFIAVIFTYLGVNLLLSGLHSYGGQ, encoded by the coding sequence ATGAAGAGTTCGTTCTTTTTTGGTTTTGCTACCATGACATATTTTATTGCCATGATGCTTTATATCAGCTACCTTGCATTCAGAAAGAGCGGTATTGGTATGGTGGCGACGACGATCACGATTGTCGGTTTTGTTTCTCAGACGCTGGCTCTTATGCTCCGGTGGGCGGAGTTTGCCGAGATTGGCCAGATGGGATGGCTCCGTGCCGTGCCTCTTACCAACCTCTATGAATCTCTCATATTCTTTGTCTGGTGCCTTATCCTTGTTTATCTGGTAATCGAGTTCAAATACAAAAATAGGAGCTTCGGCGCGTTCATCACGCCTGTTGCAGCCCTGGCCCTTGCGTTTATCGATCTTTCAGGAATGTCAAAGAACATCCAGCCTCTTGTGCCTGCACTCCAGTCCAACTGGCTTTTAGCGCATGTATTGATGAGCTTCATCTCTTATTCGCTCTTTGCGGTCTCCTTCAGCACCGGGCTCATGTACCTCATCGTCAGATCTGATCAGAAAACAGAGGCGTCATACATTTTCTGGACCGTTACGCTCGGCATCTTTATCGCAACCCTTGCTGCAATGGGGCTGGATTTTCTTACGTTTAAAGTTGCCTTTATGGGCAAGCAGGAACTGATCAAGAGCTACCTGTTCAAGGCGTCGTTCAGAAATGATTCATCGGCTATAGCAGCTTTCAGCTATGCCGCTACGGTTGGCCTTATCTTCGTGATATGGCGTTTTGGCGGTCTGCTCAAGAAGGTCATCGGCAGTTTCAATATCTCTGCCGAGATGCTCGACGAGCTGACCTACAAGAGCATTGCAATCGGGTTCCCGATATTCACCTTGGGTGGCCTTATCTTTGGAGCCATATGGGCTGACCAGGCATGGGGCAAATACTGGACCTGGGACCCCAAGGAGACCTGGTCGCTGATCACCTGGTTCATGTATGCCTTCTTCCTCCATAGCCGCCTTATGAGAGGATGGAAGGGGAGAAAGGTGGCAGCAGTTGCCGTGATGGGATTCATTGCGGTGATATTTACCTATCTTGGCGTGAATCTCCTGCTCTCCGGCCTTCACAGTTATGGCGGACAATAA
- a CDS encoding HAMP domain-containing protein: MSLYRRQILSLILVFLVVSGLFSWLNYGITQSYVDDAKRERVALLAEVVTNGLKSIMLEGRPREEFQRFLDGLAAEDVRAVRVFSDSGNILSSTVPGEVGQKVDEQHVRAFRARKGNSIIVHKSHDVKVYSSIMVMGNDWPCQRCHGAGDEIRAIVDLEVMHGKEESAVTSVVARTIAVWLVSTCLFSFALVIISRRQIRKPLANTIAEIRRIADGDLTARVSDADNDELEEIAIDVNRITSALQKTTQAVQRYESTEMSQLEKMASIGEVAATVAHEIKNPLAGISGALQVMAEDLPDDSPRKEICREILSEIDRLDRCVKELIIFSRPQEINPVPADLNNIVARAAASVAMVASTMGIEVSALPGALPETSVDPDQIEKVLTELLLYQMQHMPEGGMITVSTLYDPEKDEIRITSADTARAMTDENIRNIFKPSFSTKYTGSGLGLAVSRNIVESHNGRIRAESEPGIGNFFHIIMPSKR, translated from the coding sequence GTGAGCCTGTACAGAAGGCAGATCCTGTCTCTTATTCTCGTATTTCTTGTTGTGAGCGGTCTTTTTTCATGGCTGAATTATGGGATAACGCAAAGCTATGTTGACGACGCGAAAAGGGAACGGGTTGCCTTGCTTGCCGAGGTTGTCACAAATGGTCTGAAATCGATCATGCTGGAGGGCCGGCCGAGGGAGGAATTTCAACGGTTTCTTGACGGTCTTGCGGCAGAGGATGTCCGGGCAGTGAGGGTTTTTTCTGACAGCGGTAATATTTTGAGTTCTACGGTTCCGGGAGAGGTCGGGCAGAAGGTCGATGAGCAGCATGTGAGAGCTTTCAGAGCACGCAAGGGAAACTCCATCATTGTTCATAAATCGCATGACGTCAAGGTCTATTCCAGCATAATGGTAATGGGAAATGACTGGCCCTGCCAGAGATGCCATGGCGCCGGGGACGAGATCAGAGCTATCGTTGACCTTGAGGTGATGCACGGGAAAGAGGAAAGTGCCGTGACCAGTGTAGTTGCCCGGACCATCGCCGTTTGGCTGGTCAGTACTTGTCTGTTTTCTTTTGCCCTGGTTATCATTTCTCGTCGTCAGATCAGGAAGCCGCTTGCAAATACGATCGCAGAGATCAGGAGAATTGCAGACGGCGATCTAACCGCTCGTGTTTCCGATGCAGATAATGATGAACTCGAGGAAATAGCCATCGACGTAAACAGAATAACTTCAGCGCTTCAAAAGACAACACAGGCTGTGCAGAGATATGAGAGTACCGAGATGAGTCAGCTTGAAAAGATGGCTTCCATTGGAGAGGTTGCTGCAACGGTTGCCCATGAGATCAAGAACCCGCTGGCCGGCATCAGCGGAGCGCTTCAGGTTATGGCAGAGGACCTGCCCGATGACAGCCCCCGCAAAGAGATATGCCGCGAGATCCTTTCAGAGATAGATCGTCTTGACCGGTGCGTGAAGGAACTAATCATTTTTTCCCGGCCCCAGGAGATAAACCCTGTGCCTGCCGATCTTAATAATATCGTGGCGAGAGCTGCCGCCAGCGTTGCGATGGTTGCCTCGACTATGGGTATCGAGGTGTCAGCCTTGCCGGGGGCCTTGCCGGAGACTTCCGTTGACCCTGATCAGATCGAGAAGGTTTTGACTGAACTGCTGCTCTATCAGATGCAGCATATGCCTGAGGGCGGAATGATTACGGTCTCTACCCTGTATGACCCCGAAAAGGATGAAATCAGAATCACATCTGCAGATACTGCCCGTGCAATGACTGATGAGAACATTCGCAATATTTTTAAGCCTTCATTTTCAACAAAATATACCGGCTCAGGATTGGGCCTTGCGGTAAGCCGGAACATCGTGGAAAGTCATAACGGAAGGATCAGGGCAGAGAGCGAACCTGGCATCGGAAACTTCTTTCATATTATAATGCCAAGCAAGAGGTAA